The sequence TTGACCTTGCCGCGCTTGGCGTCCCAGCCGACGACGGGGATGTCCGTCCGCGTGGGGGCGTCCTCGCGCCGCATGCCGGTGACCCACGCGCCGTAGGGCGCGAGCCCGCGCTCGAGCGGCTCGACCTTGCGCAGGGCGCAGCACAGGTTCGGGTCGCGGTCGTGCAGCCGCGGGCCGTGCTCGGCGTCCTGCTCCGCGACGGTGCGCAGCGGCAGGATCGTGCGCAGGTTGATCGGCGTGAAGTCGGCGTAGTAGTCCCGCGTGCCGATGGTCTCCGCGAAGTGGTACCCGGTGTCCAGGAAGATGACGTCGATGCCGGGCACGGCCCGGGCCGCCATGTGCACCAGGATCTCGTCGCCCATCGAGGACGCGACGACGAGGTCGCTGCCGAAGGTGGCCCCGGCCCAGGCCAGGATCTCCTCCGGGTGGGCGTCCTCGAGCTCGGCGCCGGCGCGCTCGACGTAGGCGCGCAGCTCGTCGGGCGACAGGTCGGCCACCGCCGGTGTCGTGGTGCTCATCGCGTCTCCTCCCGTGCTCGGTCCGGCAGGACCGGGTCGGTCGCGTGCGTGGGTGTCGCTGTGGTGGATGTCGCTGTGGTGGGTGCTGCTGCCGTGGCCGCTGCGAGCCCGACGAAGCGCAGCGCGAACGCGCGGGTGCACGCCCGGCACTGCCACTGGCCGTGGGTCTCGCCCGCGGGCCACAGGTCCTCGCTCGCGCAGAACGGGCAGTAGTACGGCACCGCCCGCTGGCCCTCGGAGCCGCTGCTCATCGCAGGTCGTCCTCGGCGGCGCGCTGGACCCACTCGGCGAAGAGCTCGCCCTCGACCCGCTGCTCGTCGAACCGCCGCGCGACCCGCTCGACGTAGTCCTCGAGCTCCGACGCCGGCACGCGCAGCCCGCGCAGGGTCTTGCCGAGCCCGCTGGTCATGCCCAGGCCGCCGCCGAGGTGCACCTGGTAGCCCTCCTCGCCCTGCGCGAGGGCACCCTTGAGGCCGATGTCGGCCGTCTGGATGCGCGCGCACGAGTTGGGGCAGCCGTTGACGTTGATGGTGATCGGCTGGTCGAAGGTGGGCAGGCGCTTCTCGAGCTCGCCCACCAGCGCCGT is a genomic window of Cellulomonas fulva containing:
- a CDS encoding phosphoadenylyl-sulfate reductase is translated as MSTTTPAVADLSPDELRAYVERAGAELEDAHPEEILAWAGATFGSDLVVASSMGDEILVHMAARAVPGIDVIFLDTGYHFAETIGTRDYYADFTPINLRTILPLRTVAEQDAEHGPRLHDRDPNLCCALRKVEPLERGLAPYGAWVTGMRREDAPTRTDIPVVGWDAKRGKVKLNPLAAWTQAQVDEYVETNGVVLNPLRQSGYASIGCGPCTRAVAPGEDPRAGRWSGTSKTECGLHT